The genome window AAAGATGAGTTGCTGGCGCACGTTTGGGAACATAATAAACTGATGTGGGGACTTGGTCTGCTGACTTCGTTCATGACCTCATTCTACATGTTCCGCCTGGTGTTCCTAACGTTCTTCGGAACTTTCCGCGGCACTGAAGCTCAGAAACACCACCTGCACGAATCACCTATTTCTATGACATTGCCATTGATCGTGCTGGCTATACTTTCAACTATAGGTGGATTCCTGGGGATTCCGGCTGTGTTTGGCGAGAACCTGCACGTGCTGCAAAACTACCTGGCCCCTATTTATGGTTACGCGCAGGTTGCTAATGCTGCGGCGGTTGCCCCACTTCACATCGATCACGCTACAGAATGGATGCTGATGGGTATATCGGTAGCGGTGGCTGTGGTTGCAATCATCCTGGCTTATGTACTATATGTAAGCAAAAAGCAGGTTCCTGCAGCAGAAGGCACCAAGCTTTCTCCTATCCACAACCTGATTTACAACAAGTATTACATCGACGAATTATACAACGCTATCATCGTTCGCCCGATCATGTGGTTCTCTTCTATCTTCCACAAAGTGTTTGATGTGGTGATAGTAGATGGTGTTGTGAATGGTGTAGGTAAGTTTGTAGTACAGAGCAGCCGCACACTTCGCTTTGCTCAAAGCGGTGCTATCGGGTTTTACATCCTGATCATGGTGGTAAGCATTGCTCTGATTCTGTTTTTAAATTTCTTTATCGGATAAGGTTCTTAGAAGATGATAACAGCTCTTTTACTTTTCTGGCCTGCCTTAGCTGCACTTCTGGTGCTGCTGATTAAAGGACAAGGTGCCAAGAAAGTGGCTTTTGTGGCAGCTTTAGTTGAGTTTGCCATTGCTATAGTTGCAACTACAGGTTTTGATGCGGGTAGCGGTGCTATGCAGCACGAACTTAATTTGCCTTGGGTAGAAAATGCCGGTATCGGTTTCCATATCGGTATGGATGGTATCAGCTTACTGATGGTGTTGCTGACCACTTTCCTGGTTCCACTGATTATACTTTCGGCCTTTAAGCACGACTATAAGAACCCGAACACGTTTTATGCGCTGATCCTGTTCATGCTGACCGGCCTTATCGGTGTGTTTGTAGCACTGGATGCATTTGTGTTTTACTTCTTCTGGGAGGTTGCCCTTATCCCGATCTACTTTATTGCCGCGATCTGGGGTGGCGTTAATCGCATTGCGGTTACGTTCAAGTTCTTTGTGTATACCATCTTCGGTTCGCTTTTCATGCTGGCCGCTTTTGTATACTTATACTTCAAGACAACAGGTACAGGTATAGCCAACCACTCATCTGATGTGCAGGCTTTCTACCAACTGGCGTTAAGTGCAGAGTCGCAGAGCTGGATCTTCTGGTTCCTATTTATTGCCTTCGCTATTAAAATGCCGGTATTCCCATTCCATACATGGCAGCCTGATACTTATACTGAGTCGCCTACACAGGCTACGATGTTGCTTTCAGGTATCATGTTGAAAATGGGTATTTACGGTGTGCTTCGTTGGTTATTGCCGGTTGTACCGATGGGCGTGAGCCAGTGGGATGAACTGGTACTTATACTTTCTATCATCGGCATCGTTTACGCATCTGTTATCGCTATCCGACAGCACGACCTGAAACGCCTGATCGCTTATTCATCTATCGCACACGTTGGCCTTATTGCAGCGGGTATCTTTACCCTGAACGAGCAAGGTTTACAAGGTGGTGTTATCCAGATGCTGAGCCACGGTATTAATGTTACCGGTCTGTTCTTCATCATCGACATTATCTTCAGCAGAACAAATACCAGAGAGATCACCAGCCTGGGTGGTATCACGCAGAATGCAAAAGCACTTTCGATCTTCTTCATGATCCTGTTGCTGGGTTCTGTGGCGCTGCCGCTTACAAACGGTTTCGTGGGTGAATTCCTGCTGCTGTCTGGTGTGTATCAATACAATGCTTGGTTTGGCGCAGTGGCTGGCTTAACAATTATACTTGGTGCGGTTTATATGCTGCGCATGTTCCAGGGTGTGATGTTCGGTACAAAGTCTGAGTATACAGAAGCTTTCACCGATCTTACATTCAACGAAAAAGCTGTACTGATCCCGCTGGTAATTATGGTGTTCTGGATCGGTTTGTTCCCGAATACATTCCTGAGCATCTCAGAGCCAGCCGTGATGAACCTGCTGACGATCATTAACCGCTAATTAACAGGAAATACGACGACATGACCTCGATCATACTTCTTTCAGTTTTTGGCATCGTTAACCTATTTGTAGGTTTCCTGAAGTCTAAGAAAATATTATTGCCGCTGGCCCTGCTGTTTCTGATAGTGGTGTTTGGCACGAACCTGCTGGGCTGGAACAATACTCAGACCTACTTCAACAACATGCTCACCATCGACAATTATGCGGTGGCATTTACGGGTATTATGGTGTTAACTACGCTGCTTATACTTCCCTTCTCTCAAAGCTATATTGATAAGGAAGACGATAACCTGGCAGAATATTACTCTATCCTGCTGTTCTCGCTGGTTGGTGCCATTATGATGGTGGCCTATGAGAACATGATCATGCTGTTCATTGGTATTGAGATCCTTTCGATTGCGATGTATGTGTTGGCAGGTAGCAACAAACGCAGCCTGCGCTCTAACGAAGCAGCCCTGAAATACTTCCTGATGGGTTCGTTCTTTACAGGTGTATTGCTGTTTGGTATTGTGCTGATCTATGGTGCAACGGGTACGTTCAACATCACGGAGATTTCTGCTGCCAATGTAATGGAAGATGGTACAACCAACACCATGTTCACACTTGGCTTGCTGATCCTGGTAATTGGTATCTCGTTTAAAATTGCAGCTGCTCCTTTCCACTTCTGGACTCCGGACGTTTATGAAGGTACTCCTACCCTGTTCACAACGTTCATGGCGACTGTTGTGAAGACTGCTGGTGTGGCGGCTTTCTATAAATTGATGCATGCTGCTTTCGGCGCGTCGTTTACAGCCTGGTTCCCAACACTGATTGCTATTACAGTCTTAACACTGGTAGTTGGTAACATTGGTGCGGTAATTCAGCCAAGTGTAAAGCGTATGCTGGCCTATTCATCAATCTCACATGCTGGTTATCTGCTGATGACGCTGGTTGCTTTCAATGACCTTTCTGAGAACGCGATCTTCTTCTATTCCCTGTCTTATGCTGTGGCTTCAGTTATGTCGTTTGGTGTACTGAAACTGGTATCGGATGAGCGCCATGATGAAACATTTGCAGCCTTTAACGGCTTAGGCAAGACAAATCCGCTACTGGCTTTTGTCATGACAGTATCAATGCTATCCTTAGCTGGTATTCCGCTTACCGCTGGTTTCTTTGCGAAGTTCTTTGTGTTCTCAGCGGTAGTTTCAACCGGTAATTTGATGTGGCTGGTAGTGCTGGCTGTTATATTGGCAGCTGTTGGTATCTACTACTACTTTAAAGTGGTAATTGCCATGTACCTGCAGCCTGCCGGCGAAAACACGAAAGTACCTGTTAGCAGCTTTGCAGCTTTAGTGTTGATCATCTGTACTATACTTACCATCCTATTTGGTATAGCCCCAAGTTTAGTGAGTAATATGCTGTAATCAGAAACTATAAAATAAGGAAAGGCTGCTCTGAAAAGGGTAGCCTTTTTTGTTACCTGTAATCAGCAAACTTATTCTATATCAGGCAAGTACAAGTATAAACAAGCCTTATTACTATGATCAGCTTTGGTTTATACTTCAACATATTCTTGCCTATACTTCTGTTGTTTACCAACTGCAACGGACAGGCAAAACAGGACGAGCAAACACTAAATACACAGAATGGAGACAGGGTTGGCGGCCCCTGCGAAACCTGTGAAATGATATATGTTGGGATGTCTGAAACTATAAATGCCACAGACACAAGTGCAGGCTGGCAATTACCGGGACCAAAGCTGATTGTAACAGGCACAGTATACAAGGCAGACAAGAAAACCCCGGCTCCTGACATTATACTTTACTACTGGCAAACAGATAATAAAGGAATTTATGCAGACAAGGAAGGTTTAGACCCAAAAGCAAGAAGGCATGGCTACATCCGGGGCTGGGTAAAAACTGATAAGAATGGCAAGTATACCATCTACACCAACCGACCAGCCTCCTACCCTAACAGTAATGCACCTGCTCACATCCATATACTGGTGAAAGAACCAACACTAAAAAACGAGTATTACATCGACGACATCATGTTTTCTGATGACCCTCTTTTGCCTAAAGGAACAAGAGATGCCAGTGAAGTGAAAGGCGGCAGTGGGGTGGTGAAAGTTACCAAACAGAATGGAGTGCAGCAGGCTACAAGAGATATTATACTTGGGTCGAATATTGAGAGCTATCCTAGGCAGAAGTAAAAGTTGACACAGTGAGTTTATTGTAGCCGCTGGTCTAACCACCCCTGGCCCCTCCTTGTCTAAGGCGGGGAGCTTTCACTGTCATTGCTACTTCAAAGGCTATAGTTCAATAGTTGCTGATTCAACACCCCTATAGTCCCCTCAAGGGGACACTCCTGCCTTTGCTAGTTCACCAGCTATCGTTCTATAGTTAGTGATATAGGGCAGGATAGGTTTTAACCTGTCCCTACGAAACTATACTACTGGAAAAGCTATGCAACTACAGCATCTCCAACTATAAGTTCAGTAGCTATCAAACGATTACAGTCTTTGGGTTGAGCGCCTTTGATTTGTTGCGGTGCCGCAGGCAATCCGACGTAGGAGGATAGCTTCAAATCAACAGCGCGATGCCCGAAGACGAGGCCCTGCGGCCGTGAGCGCACCAAAGCAAACTATAAAACTGTAGGTGATTAGAGCTCTCAGGATTAGAGATAGCTATAGAAAGATAGCTTAATTCAAGTTACAGGGAGCTTCAACTATAGGACAATTAAGATTTCTCGGCTTCGCTCGAAATGACAGGTAGTTAATCCTAACAAAAAAGCCTGTAACATAACTGCTACAGGCTTTTGCTTATACTTTATAGTTATAATTACTTTCCTTGCGGAGTGGTAACGTTTCTCATTCTTATATGCAATTCATCTAACTGAGCATCGGAGATCGGAGATGGAGCATCTATCATTACATCGCGGCCAGAGTTATTTTTCGGGAAAGCAATATAATCGCGGATAGAATCAGAACCACCAAAAATAGAGCAAAGTCTGTCGAAGCCGAAGGCGATACCACCATGCGGCGGCGCACCGTACTCAAATGCCTCCATCAGGAAGCCGAACTGTGCTTTTGCTTCGTCGTTAGAGAAGCCTAACAGACGGAACATCTGTTCCTGCAAACGGCGGTCGTGGATACGGATAGAGCCACCGCCTACTTCCACACCATTAATAACCATATCATACGCATTCGCACGGATATCGCTTGGGCGGTCATCGATCAGCTCCAGGTCTTCCGGCTTAGGAGAAGTGAACGGATGGTGCATAGCATGGAAACGACCCATTTCTTCATCCCACTCCAGTAGTGGGAAGTCTACAACCCACAGCGCAGAGAAGGTATCTTTATCGCGTAAGCCAAGCTGCGATCCCATTTCCAGGCGAAGCTCGTTCAAAGCTTTACGGGTTTTGTCTTTGCCACCGGCAAGTATAAGCAGCAAATCGCCCGGCTTCGCATTGAAGGCTCTTGCCCACTCCGCCAGGTCTTCCGGAGAGTAGAATTTATCGACCGATGATTTTACAGAGCCATCTTCATTAACACGCGCATAAACCAGGCCGGTAGCACCAATCTGCGGACGCTTCACAAAATCAGTCAGCTCGTCTAATTGCTTACGTGTATAGCTGGCAGCACCGGTTGCGTTTATACCTACCACCAGTTCAGCATCGTCAAACACTTTAAAGCCTTTGTTCTTAACCAGGTTATTTAGCTCTACAAACTGCATCCCGAAGCGTGTATCCGGCTTATCAGAACCATATAGGCGCATGGCATCTGCATAGGTCATACGAGCCAGTTTAGGTAGGCTTATACCTTTCACTTTCTGGAACAGGTGGTGGATCAGCCCTTCAAATGTGTTCAGGATGTCTTCCTGTGTTACAAACGAAAGCTCACAGTCTATTTGGGTAAATTCCGGCTGACGGTCGGCACGCAGGTCTTCGTCGCGGAAGCATTTCACGATCTGGTAATACTTATCAAACCCGGATACCATCAGCAGCTGCTTAAAAGTTTGCGGTGACTGCGGCAGGGCATAAAACTCACCGGGGTTCATGCGGCTTGGCACCACAAAGTCACGGGCACCTTCAGGCGTCGATTTGATCAGAACAGGTGTTTCTACTTCAATAAAGTAATGTCCATCAAGGTAATTGCGGGTTTCGCGCATCACGCGGTGGCGTAGCTCCAGGTTTCGGCGCACCGGGTTACGGCGCAGGTCCAGGTAACGGTACTTCATGCGCAGGTCATCGCCGCCATCCGTTTCATCTTCTATCAGGAAAGGAGGCAGTTTGGCAGCATTCAGTACTTCCAGCTTAATTACGCGCAACTCAATGGCACCAGTCGGTATCTTTTCGTTCTTAGATTCACGCTCTATAACTTTACCACGTACACGAATCACATACTCGCGTCCCAGCTCACGGGCCTGACCAAGAACAGCTTGTGCAGTCTGGCCTTCTTCAAAGCTAAGCTGTGTTATACCATAACGGTCGCGCAGGTCTATCCAGAGCATGCCGCCTTTGTCGCGCAGGCGCTGTACCCAGCCAGTCAGGATAACTTCTTCGCCTACATTATCAATTCGTAGTTCGCCGCAAGTATGAGTTCGGAGCATAGTAGTATTTCTAAGTATATATAGCGCAAAAGTAATAATTGTTACGATAGGTTGCAGCTAAAATAGCAGGAGCTTACCTGGATTCCGGAAAGTAAAAGTATACGCAGCAACTGCTATACAAGGTCGCTCACAACGCCTATAATATGTATGTCAGGTTCAACAAAGTATGAGCTGCTTATATAGTTAGTTTTCAAAGTATATTAATCACTAAGTATAAAGTAAGTTTGCTTCAATATCACACAATCATAAAACACTAATAATTAACCAGATACAACTACAACTATAGTTTGGTCGGGGACTTTTATAAGTATAACTGAGGTTTGTCGTGAAAAAGGTGGAGTTAGTATAGTTTATTTTGAATGAATGTATAGATTTATTTTATTTATATACAGTTATTTCACCTTAAAGTATAAACTATGGAGCTCGTAATAAAGAACCTCTCTAAAACCTACCCAAACGGAACACAAGCGCTCAAAAATATAAACCTCACTATTCCGAAGGGTATGTTTGGATTGCTTGGTCCAAATGGTGCCGGAAAATCATCATTGATGCGAACAATAGCTACCCTGCAGGAAGCCGATACTGGTAGTATAATGCTGGGTGACCTGGA of Pontibacter deserti contains these proteins:
- a CDS encoding complex I subunit 4 family protein is translated as MITALLLFWPALAALLVLLIKGQGAKKVAFVAALVEFAIAIVATTGFDAGSGAMQHELNLPWVENAGIGFHIGMDGISLLMVLLTTFLVPLIILSAFKHDYKNPNTFYALILFMLTGLIGVFVALDAFVFYFFWEVALIPIYFIAAIWGGVNRIAVTFKFFVYTIFGSLFMLAAFVYLYFKTTGTGIANHSSDVQAFYQLALSAESQSWIFWFLFIAFAIKMPVFPFHTWQPDTYTESPTQATMLLSGIMLKMGIYGVLRWLLPVVPMGVSQWDELVLILSIIGIVYASVIAIRQHDLKRLIAYSSIAHVGLIAAGIFTLNEQGLQGGVIQMLSHGINVTGLFFIIDIIFSRTNTREITSLGGITQNAKALSIFFMILLLGSVALPLTNGFVGEFLLLSGVYQYNAWFGAVAGLTIILGAVYMLRMFQGVMFGTKSEYTEAFTDLTFNEKAVLIPLVIMVFWIGLFPNTFLSISEPAVMNLLTIINR
- a CDS encoding NADH-quinone oxidoreductase subunit N, yielding MTSIILLSVFGIVNLFVGFLKSKKILLPLALLFLIVVFGTNLLGWNNTQTYFNNMLTIDNYAVAFTGIMVLTTLLILPFSQSYIDKEDDNLAEYYSILLFSLVGAIMMVAYENMIMLFIGIEILSIAMYVLAGSNKRSLRSNEAALKYFLMGSFFTGVLLFGIVLIYGATGTFNITEISAANVMEDGTTNTMFTLGLLILVIGISFKIAAAPFHFWTPDVYEGTPTLFTTFMATVVKTAGVAAFYKLMHAAFGASFTAWFPTLIAITVLTLVVGNIGAVIQPSVKRMLAYSSISHAGYLLMTLVAFNDLSENAIFFYSLSYAVASVMSFGVLKLVSDERHDETFAAFNGLGKTNPLLAFVMTVSMLSLAGIPLTAGFFAKFFVFSAVVSTGNLMWLVVLAVILAAVGIYYYFKVVIAMYLQPAGENTKVPVSSFAALVLIICTILTILFGIAPSLVSNML
- a CDS encoding dioxygenase family protein → MISFGLYFNIFLPILLLFTNCNGQAKQDEQTLNTQNGDRVGGPCETCEMIYVGMSETINATDTSAGWQLPGPKLIVTGTVYKADKKTPAPDIILYYWQTDNKGIYADKEGLDPKARRHGYIRGWVKTDKNGKYTIYTNRPASYPNSNAPAHIHILVKEPTLKNEYYIDDIMFSDDPLLPKGTRDASEVKGGSGVVKVTKQNGVQQATRDIILGSNIESYPRQK
- the aspS gene encoding aspartate--tRNA ligase — encoded protein: MLRTHTCGELRIDNVGEEVILTGWVQRLRDKGGMLWIDLRDRYGITQLSFEEGQTAQAVLGQARELGREYVIRVRGKVIERESKNEKIPTGAIELRVIKLEVLNAAKLPPFLIEDETDGGDDLRMKYRYLDLRRNPVRRNLELRHRVMRETRNYLDGHYFIEVETPVLIKSTPEGARDFVVPSRMNPGEFYALPQSPQTFKQLLMVSGFDKYYQIVKCFRDEDLRADRQPEFTQIDCELSFVTQEDILNTFEGLIHHLFQKVKGISLPKLARMTYADAMRLYGSDKPDTRFGMQFVELNNLVKNKGFKVFDDAELVVGINATGAASYTRKQLDELTDFVKRPQIGATGLVYARVNEDGSVKSSVDKFYSPEDLAEWARAFNAKPGDLLLILAGGKDKTRKALNELRLEMGSQLGLRDKDTFSALWVVDFPLLEWDEEMGRFHAMHHPFTSPKPEDLELIDDRPSDIRANAYDMVINGVEVGGGSIRIHDRRLQEQMFRLLGFSNDEAKAQFGFLMEAFEYGAPPHGGIAFGFDRLCSIFGGSDSIRDYIAFPKNNSGRDVMIDAPSPISDAQLDELHIRMRNVTTPQGK